CGTCGCTCGTCGCCGAAGGCGGTGAAACTTCCGTCCGTAGCAGCCCCAGTTACTCCTGTTGTGGATCATACACCTCCATTAGTTGCATATGCCGAAGTTCCAGCAacccaacagcaacaacagcaacagcaacaacagcaactgaGTCATGCATTTTCTCTAGCAGGTTTTGCTGATGCACCGTTAGTTCCTCTCACGGGCCCCACTACTCCATTTGTGCAGCGGGGCCTTACCGGAGTTCCCTCCTTTGATATTCCCGTCGTTCCGTTACGTGCAAATCCCGTGGAAACTTTGGTTCACAACACGAGGGGTGTTGTGCCCGCCCCACCAGCGCAATTTACTCTTAACATTCCCGCCGCTCAACCAGCGACAACACCTCAAAGAATAACAAATACCGGACTCCTTCGACTTTAACAATGTTGGAATTGCGAGTACGGAGACTTTCATGGTGAGAATGTTGAGTGGAGTGGCGTTGGTAAAAAGGCATggggagaggaaaggaaaaaaaaaacaaaacaaaagcaaacaaagagaaccagtaaaaaaacaacaacaacaaaaaaaaaaggaagaaacgaaagcaGCAAGAAGAACCTTacaagggaggggggggggtggaaaTATAGATAGAAAAGAGGCATATGATattgaaaacgaaaaaaaaataaatgaaaagaagtaaatagGGGGGGAAATTTAGATAAGGGTGGGTCTCACACGCTGCTGTTGGTAGTTTCTGCGTGTTGCTTGTTCATAGatttatgcatatatatatatatatatatatatatatatatatgttggtGTGAACAAGGGGAAATGGAAGTGCTGttaaacttctttttttccccctttaaccGCTCCACACGTCATCGTGCACGCAAAAAACTTTTTGGCACAGGAAAAAATGACATCAGTAAGAGTACGCTGTTCGTCATTTTTCAGTTTATGTCgattttactattttaatCACTCaattttttatcttttgtttatttggtGTAATGTggctgttgttttattttttgttttgtttaccgACTAAAGTTTATTTCAACTGTGCTGCTCTCGCTTCCACATTTTCacattgaaaagaaaaaaaagaaaagaaacatccCTCCCAAACTcgtttcgttcttttttccatttctgttttttttttacttggcTATTGTTTACCATTCTTATATTAGTAGCGTGCGTGCAGGTGTGTGTGATGCACGCGAGAATAAATATACGTAACGCCGTGTTTGTACCACTTGGCATTTCCATATGCGCCGCTGCCGTTGTTATCGCAGCTCGAGCATTATTACGCGAAAGGGCGAGGCCTGCGGTTCTTTTGGATTGCGAGCGGAAGGCATATGAAATACTTGAGATGCTTACGAGggcaacaataaaaacagaTGGGCACGACAGTAAGCAGACGGAATGCAAAGATGACGCCTCCATCGCCATTTTTTTGAATTGCAACGGGGTGGAGTCCATACACGTGAGGACTTTAGTGTTTAACCACAATATCATGCAACTTCCGTCCGTGTTTGCAGTTCACTGCGGCTTGATGAAGAATTCGCACCCGGACCATCTTCTTGTTTGCGACATTTGGAACTGTCTCATGGCGTTGGTGAACTGCAGCATCCGTGACATTTTATTGGATGATGGCGTTGCATTGTGTATCCTCGACGATGTAAAAGCTGAGGAAGTCTTGGCACTGTGCATGCTGTTGCGAGGTAAATACTCAATCGCGCGGTATCCGCCTGCTGCTCAAGCCGATGTTGTGGTACAGGAGTTTCCTGAAGAGCTGTATTTGGGTTTAATTACTGCCTATAACAGAAAACGCTCGCTTCAATCCGGAATAACTTCTTTTTGGAAGCTAATGTGCTCCTCGTGCTCCATTCCGCAACTTGTCACCTTGGCGGCTACCGTATTGTTCTCACCAGAGGTTATTCTGAAATGCATTCTGGGGATGCATGCTTTCGTCCACTGGCGACCTATCTACGCGGCGGAGATTGGAAAGAGTCTAAACGGCGATGTGTCACCCAAGCTGTCGCCATTCCGGTTTATCATAAAGCAACTTATGGGGCTTCCAGCGACTTTTGTGTCGATGGCGGTTGCGTCAACGTTTGCCTTTGAGTCGTTGTACTGCATCCGTGGATTTGTTATCCAATCCATCCTATCGGATATTATTACTTCTATTCACATTGATGCCTATTTGGCGCTGGCTACGGCCGACTACGATCCTTCTGATGATTGGCTTCTCTCCCGTTGTGTATCGCAGGCTCTTTGGCAGGCCTCAGGTTCGGTGATGGATGAGCTGCAGAGTCGAGTGCCTGCACTACTTGAAGTGATGCACGGGTGTCGAGTCGTCTTCAGTTTTCCAGTGGTTTCTCTAGTCATGTGGTTAGGGACTCAATGGAGTAATTTCCTGTACTTTCTTAATGAAAGCCTTTACATGGAGTCGCAGTTTACAAAGAGCCAATTAGCTTCAGTCACTAATATCGCTACTTCCACTTATGCAGGAAATGGAGAGGAAAATCAGGTGTCTCCCACCTGCTCATTTCCCGTCAAAAATTCCTTGACCTCGTCGCCCCTAACCCTTCTACGGAAACAGAAGGATGACGGAATAAAGTGTATGTTATCATCTACGGACAACAAAATGTTGTTTCAACAGACTTTCTCCCACCCCTCCCGTCACGACAAGTCGTCAGTGCAGTACGGTTTGGTGCTCTTTTCAATGGTATTCGTGGAGTCCGGTAGACCACTTGGCTACATGTGGGACCTTCTCACACAACACGTGATATGGCCTTTAGTACCTTCCGTGTTCAGCGGATGCGTTGTGGACGCATTGAAGCGGAAATTACAAGCAGGCGGCCACACATGCGCTGTAAGTGTGCGACGGCTTGGATGGATAAAAGACGTTATTCAAAGCTCACCGCGAGCAGCGACTGCGAGTCCGTCCACTTGTGTTTGGCAGTGCCGTCAGGATTATCTTCAGGGATTTGCAGCACTTCGTCTTTCCGGGTGGGAGTTGATGGCAGCCACGGCGGCTGCCGCCTTCGCAACAGCGTCGGAGCGGAATGATCGTTATGAGCAGTGCGGGCGTGATGTTTTGCACGGGTTGTTTCAGATGGCTGACACGTTGCCACTTTTGCTTGTTTCAGCAGTGGCTCTACGTTTATCACCTAACTTTTTTACGCAATCGGCGTTGGATCAAACCGAGATAGTGAATCAGTTGCGTTCAATTCAACACTGGTGTCCATTGTATCACGCATTCCTCGGCTCTTTTTACGACGAGTGCGGTATGAGTGAAGCGCAAGTCGATGAGGCTCACCTCCGGCGGCACCTCGCTTTTAGCGGAAGTTCACTGGGGTGTTATCAAGTTTTGGAGGGTTTGCAATCAGTTCAGCGGAAAATTGATCGACCCGTACGAGGCGTTGCCCCTCCTTCACTGGATGGACCATGGAGTGTGGAGTTTCGTGAAGTTTCTTTTAGATACAGCGACAGACATCCTTATGTCCTCCGGCGAGTCTCATTTGTCGTAAACAAGGGAGAGTTCCTTGGCATTGCCGGCTACAGCGGGTCTGGGAAAACAACACTTCTCCGTCTGCTCAATCGAACATATGCTCCAACGGAAGGAGACATTTTTGTGAATGGAGTACATATAAGCCAATACCCTGCTCGCATGTTGAGGCGCCGAATAGCCAACGTGTGGCAAGAAGAGAACAACTTGAGATTCATTGAGGATCTTTCCATCGGGGGAAATATTGCATTGGGTAATCTCTGGGATTGCAGTGATGAAAACATTTGCGCGGCACTTTCCGCTTCACGTGCGCTCAACTTCGTGCAGAAGCGTTCATCCGGAATTCATGCACCTTTAAATGTGCGTGAGTTTAGTGGCGGTGAAGTGGAACGTCTTTGCATCGCACGTGCTTTCGTAAAAGCCGGCTCAGCTGTTGGTCTCTGCATTTTCGATGAACCTACAAGTGCAATTGATACCATAACTGAAGGAGAAATCTTCGATACGCTGCGGCtccgtgagggaaacaatTTACTACGGGATtctaccattattattgtggCGCACCGTCTTGCGACATTAAAGCATGCGGATAAAATTGTAGTTCTTAATGAAGGAATGGTTGCTGAGGTGGGAAGTTGGGAGACACTTTCCAGAACAGGGCCTCACTCATGCTTTTCGAGGATGCGTCAGTCGCAGCAATTGCCCCATTttgtgaaaaaataaaaataaaaataatgtcATAATGATACCTTCAGTGCATTTGCAGTACGCCGCGTccataaagaagaaatggtGTTGAtgaatttattatttattttttaaaaagagggaagggtggaagaaaagacaagaagaagaacaagagccgcttttgttcttttttttgtttcgtctgtttgtttctccaTGGTACATAAAAACTGTGCAGTATTGTTTTCCacccattaaaaaaaaatgagtgttAACGCATGAAGTTCCATACAACTGTTTAATTTCATCCAGAAAGAATTCGCCCCAACGTGCCCTACTTCTCAAAATAAAACCCGTTAATTCTTTCGCTATCAtctgttttgtgttttttttccttttctcattACTGAATCAGCACtcctaaaaaaaagtgcgcCATTCCCCAAAATAGCACGGTAAAGGGCGAATGTTTGTGTaatttcgaaaaaaaaaataaaggaagatgTTATAAATGCATGCAACTCAATACTTGAGAAAAGTGTATTTTCTACACCTTAAcgtcaatttttttttttgtaaaggaCAAACTCACCGAGTGTTTAGTGACCGCGCTTCTTCAAACTTTTCTCCCTCAAGGCGTATTATGCAGTTGCAGAGAGTCATCTGTTTTCTGCTCCTTCTCCGCTTGCTAATgatttgtgtttatgcgtgttgcttccttttttatattgtaAGTAatagaagacaaaaaaggggatATTACATattacatattttattttgtatgttAGCATGGTTGCATAATTTATGCTGCTGTAGAGGCGTGTGTTATGGGTTGTAGTATTTGGAGAAGTTGTTTGACTTAAAGCTATAAAAGCTTGCCCTGTGTGTGATGgatttttaatttatataaACTTGTTTAACTTTATATTAGaatataaatttatttattgtcatTTAAATAGTTCCCCCATATGAGAAAACTAAATGAACACGTATATGCACGtaaatgtatatttatattcgcATATTTGTTGTTTATCTGAGTCATATCTGAGTAATGTTGGTAAGGTAAGAAAATGACTGTGTAAtaaatcatttttatttgatATGCTTTGAGTGCGCGCGCGTGGGTTCATTAGTTCTATTATTAGAAAGGGAAACTGCAATAATTGTTTCATTATTAAAAGTTCTTCATGACTCTTGTTTTTAAGTTTAGCATTTCGCTATTACTCAAATCATGTGAATTAAGGGAGAACTCATATCAGTATCATATGATGATATTTGAAACACTTTAGAGACGCCTGATATTACTCAATACtctaactctttttttttctttcatatcCATTGCATTTATATTGTGATATGATAAGTTGATTTGTGTTAGCATTCAAATGCagcattgttattattaatattaactTCCTTAAAGGAAATTAATTCGAAAGGAATGTTATTTTAAAAGGATTCAAATTGCAAGTAGCTATTCAGATAATGTTAATAATTGATACacaattttatatttattgtaGTTGTAGTAGTGTGCGTATTTCAACAAAGATGCCACTAATCTTGTAATTACTCAATAGTTATAATGACACAATTCTATTTCTTGATAATTTGAGTCCCTGAATTTGTTGTTCCCtttatatttttcactttgcttttcttttcttccatttcatatatgtttttctttttgttatataGACAAGCTTATTATATCACTATTTCAAGTAATTCAAAAAGATGGCAATGCTTGGTTTTGAGTCGACAGCTGAATTTTTTGTCTATCTCACGTTTATCTTTTTTGGGATGTCGGTGATGAATGTGACGAATGCCATTTACTCGAATTATGATTATTTCTCGGAATATTACAAGTTTGCGCAGCGTAATGCAGATGCGATATCCTCCAATCCATCATTCTGGAAGCACATGTTCACGTATTAtaatgttgttgtgtttacgATGCAAGTGCTTTTGGAGGCTTTTATGCTCACACCATTGGGCCGACGGATTCCTATTAGTTGGCGTCTCATCTTTGGACTCACAATTCCTATGGTGGAGATTATTGTGATTTTAGTGATCCCTGAAGTTGGAGGAAGCGAAGATGGTGCTATCGCAACTATGATGAtagttgcttttgttggtggTATTTCCAAAACACTTTGTGACTCCAGCAATGCTGCACTTGCGGGACCGTTTCCGACTAAATTCTATGGTGCCATCGTGTGGGGTCTTGCTGTCTCTGGCCTCATGACTTCATTTATGTCTATTGTTATCAAAGCATCGATGGACAGCAGTTTTGAAAGCAAGAGAGTTCAGTCCCAAATATACTTTGGATTAGTCATGCTTCTTCAGGTGGTTGCATgcgtccttctttttcttctgagGAAAAACCCATATGCCATTAAATATGCTGCAGAATTTAGGTATGCTGCGAGGAAGGATGGAAAAACAGATGATGGCGAAGATGAAAACGATGCAAAGGGAACAGGACCAGCAGACGAAGATGGGTATCctgatgaaaaagagaacaagaATGTATTGAATGCTGATATTGATCCAGATAAGATGAAGGATACGGATCAGGTTGAAGGCACTACCAACGCTCAGCAGATGCTTGACGCGAGTGTTATGGTTGTGGTGAAACGCATTTGGCCCATGTTGCTatcttgcttttttgtgttctttgcGACACTTTTGGTCTTCCCTGGTGTATTCTTTGCCGTTAAAGGCTCGATGGATCTTAATAACTTTTGGTACTTTCCCGTTGCCATTGCCATGTTCAACTTGGGTGATTTCTTGTCTCGTCTTGTGCTGCAGTTCAAGCGGTTGCATGTGTCTCCGCGTATGGTTTTGATTGGTTCATTTGCACGTGCACTTTTGATaattcctctttctctttgtgtGTCCGGTGCAATTCCTGGTGTGGGGGTTCCTTTTACCGTTTCTCTCCTTTGGGGTCTCACAAATGGTTACTTTGGTGGCCTTTCAATGATTTATGGACCACGTACGGGATCCCTCACCACAGCGGGTCAACGCTCTCTTGCCGCCATTTGCATTAATGTTGCCCTTCTTATGGGTCTTTTTACTGGTGCTATGTTTGCGTTGGCTGTTAAGGAGGGACTTCCTGAATAAATTTCTCAAAACTTGTAAATACTTTAAGTAATGACATATCATtagtttttaatttattaatgaaaaagaagataaatgATACTCGATGCTGGTATCAGCTAGGAGTGGTGTGAATGAtgcaataaaaagaagggtaAGGATAGTAAAGAAATGAGCGAGAAATTGAAATATGAGAAATAAGAATAAATTCTAGTTAGAAAAGAATTATATGATATTTGAGAGTAATGAAGCATATGCGTGCACACGTTATGTTGTTTTAAATGTGATAAATGgtataaaagaagaaagtacgtctttcccttttcgttTCTCTAAACTTGTGACTAagtataaataaacatatctGAAATCATtttaaaagagagagaagtgGACGGAGGACCGCAGTTGCGCGTTCATATAattgtctttttctttttccccgtTTTCATTATGTTGTGATTGACTCCCTACAAATATCATAATTTCCTCCAATGTTTTGTGTAGCTTTCGTAATTTTTAACAGGAGAAATGATGGTGCAGATCCATTCTTTGGTGTATACTCaatttttgtcttctgttggatcaatttctttttgttgaaacaaaaaagcaaaaaggaggaaataaaatatacgACTGTAGAAACATAAACGAactatcaaaaaaaaaaaacacatatacacatttATAATATGTGTTCTttctgcacaaaaaaaaaagaaataaattgtATTAGTTACAATGATAAAAAAAGCGGAGCCAGCAGGAAGTGATAATTACAATTTTCAACTCATCCCCTCTTGCCTATTTTACTATTCCCTTTCGCTTTTTGAGAAAATAACTAAAACAGTAAAACAAGAGAGAGGATAGTAATAAATTGAATGAAATCAACAATACATTATTTTAAGAGGAAATttgattttactttttctttacttttcactgtttctgttttttgattacttttacttcctttcatttcttactttttattCCCATGACTGTGCTATGGTGTTACggatatgtgtgtgtaagtgAGGAATGTTGTGTGGATTTGCTTCTATTATTGTTTACTTGCCTTTGGTTGTATATCACACGCCTGCTTATGTTTTCCCATATGTGTACGCCTGCAGCAAACAGTGTGGGAGTTTACTCCGTGACGTTTTCTCATAAATGTCGGGAGGCAAATGATTAAagtaatttttctttgtttaatGTATATCTGTATATGTTTGtctgtttatgtgtgtgtgtgtttgataTGTTCAGAAATATGTTTAGATGCTTCAATAAtaacttctcttcctttctatcTCTTATACAGTTATGTTGTTTACTTGTCACTGTTTTACTTTCAGGAAGGTATATAAATTAAGCTGAAGCAACGTATGTTCATTTGTGTATTAGACACATAAGTTTATTTCCAGCAGTTATATATGCGCGtggtatgtatgtatgtgtgtgtgtgtgtgtgNNNNNNNNNNNNNNNNNNNNNNNNNNNNNNNNNNNNNNNNNNNNNNNNNNNNNNNNNNNNNNNNNNNNNNNNNNNNNNNNNNNNNNNNNNNNNNNNNNNNAGTAGCAATATACCTCAACACAGAGATGTACGCTCATGTAATCACTACACAAAAACCTTCTGAATGTTTTGAACGCACTGAGCGGATTGATGCGTCTCTCCAACCTTGAGTTGAAATGCACAACCCTTGAGTGTTGAGTTGGGATACATATTTTTAGATGTCACTAGAGCTTGATGTGTGGAATGAAACTCTAGAGCTCATGCATATGGCTGATACTTATCATTGTCGTAACTTCCATGTTGGTACGATGATATGCGATTTGTTGGCAGTGATAGCTTTCAGTGGATTGTATGGTAGGTGGTGTttctctgtttgttttctgtcaCAGATGGCAATGGAAGCGTCGACTATCTTTTGTATTACTCAGAAGGGAAAATTCTCTGTTTAAGTAATGGTAATGTTGAATCGTTGATAAAACCAACGGAATAATCCATAAGCTAGTTTTAATTGGAGGAAAGCAGAATAGGAGAACTGCCCACTTTGATGTGTTGccaacaaaggaaaacaagtgGTATGTATATTTTAGAACccagtatttttctttcttatccGATGTACTTCCCTAATGTTTGGATCTGAGAAATACCTAATGATGATTAATACGGTTAGAGTTAGGGCATTCTTTTGTGATGCTGAATATCGCATCTATTGATAACAGCAATCGATACGCCATACTCAAACATAAATGAATTCTCACACGTTAACGCTGCTTCTGGTATCGCCAACCGTTATGTTCAATAGCTCGTTACGTGGGAGCATGAGTGGATGTAATGATGGATGCCGCTTCATCAAAGGCAGCTGCGTGATACTTATCTCAGAATATGTCAATGGTGTCGTATTATAGCCAAGTTTAAGTTTAATAATTAATCACAGTGatgtgtgtggaaaaagtGAGATTGTACCATTGCAGTGAGTGAACCGCTTTGCTTGGGACGTATTGCATTGTGCTGTGTGATTAAGCGCCGAGTTTGTTCACATCATACGTATGATATTTAGTTACTGTCAACCCACCGGATTGGTGTGGGAGGAGTGTAAGGCATCGTGCGAGCATGGGACATATGTTTCATCGCAGTGTCACGGAGGTTTTAAGGTATGGTGGAATATGGGAGGTGGATTAGCTATAGATCTCTTTGTGCCTCCATCCCTTCGTGctatgctttttcttttcccctgaaACTGACACAGTCTGTAGAGGCAGTGTGCTGAAGCTTCGCTAAGGTTTTGAAAGCAGGACTCACGACCCATCCCACACTGTGTAATGTGTGATGACCAGATTTGTTCTGAGGGAGCATCAAACCAATCGTGTACGATGGAAGTGTAGAAcaggaagtaaaagaaagtgtATTATTATGTGCAGATGCGTATGAGGCACTGCTCACAACACctaaagaaagcaaagtcACTCCTGACGGTTTTGATCATTTTATCAGTGTATCACAATCTAATCATTTCTGCTGTAGCAGGTTCGTTGCATAGTTGTGTGTATTCTGCTTTCAGAGTTGACATTCTGTCACTTACTGACCACTGTGGCgagtgatgacgatgataTCGTCGGCTTTCCGGTATGAAAGGAAGTATCACTTTACTCTTCTGCTCGTATAAGCGTGCTTTGTTCATCCGTGGAGCGGTGTTGTTATTGAAAAGGGGATGCTGAGTAGAATGGTGACTCAACACTTTTTCTTGTACTGAAGACATACTAAGAGGTTCTGTCAGCAGGACAGACTTGCGGTGGCCAGGTGGTTTCGCGACCTCAGGGACAACTTCCACATTGCACAAGGGGAACTTCTGCGTTTTGATGTGACAGGGCGCATGCTAGTGTTAGGATATCTGTACATTGGAATGGCAAGGTCTTccaaggaaggaagggaggtgtATAAACCAGTGAAGGGCTGCACAGGTACTGTGTCAGGTATGAAAGTGATAGAGGTCTCTAAGGAAGTGTCAGATGTGATTATACTCGGCAAGAGGTTGCTGCTCAAGGTTTTGATTATATACTTTCCGAAACAATCAAATGTTGCGAAAATTACGTTGAAAGAAAGTTTAGGGGGAGCAATGGGATAAGGGAAACCCTCACTGGATTCTTTTGTCGGGTATACAGCATGATAAGTGGAAGGTTTGGTGGAGAAACACGCAGGTACACCACACCCAATTGGTGGGAGAGTAGTAATGGCCGGGAGCATTTACCGTGAGTGACAACTCTAACAATGGATGCTAAGGAGCTAATGTTGAAATGGTTTAAGAGATTAGAGAAAGGAATGACTAAATGGTTGTAGGTACGTAAATTGTGGGAAGCACTGAGGGAAAATGATGTAATGATGCGACGGACCAAGGGACTCGAATACCCAATATATTACAAGAAACGCTACTATTGAGTTGGGTGCAGAAACAAGTGAGAGACAAGCTGTTTGGGTAGTTGAAGTATCGACCACTGGGAAGGGTGAAGCGTGGGCAGGAAGGATCATCAAATCTTATCCTCCTTTCAGTTAATATGACTGAAGAagcgagaaaagaaaaagaatggttgtgaaaagagaaattagCGAAAAAGAATTAGTAGAAGCAATTGTGGCGTCAAAAAAAGACGTTAAGGGTAGCGTTAGTACAAATAGAAAAACAGCCAACTCTAAAAAATTGGTTTCCGACGTAAAGGAAGCGGTAACAGGTGAATAAAACTATTTAATTTGTACCAGTTTACATGTATGAAAATGACCtcatatgtgtgtgatttGCTCCTGTTAACTCGGTGAACATCGGAACTGACACGTTGCTCAGTGCTATTGCAGCAGTGCACTCCAGTGTGATATCACTGGAACTATGAAACCTTATATTTCTTATGGCGTTGTATCAGTGCTTCCACTATGGTATCATTATGTTAACGTGAGCAGTATATTGTCACGTAGTGGACAACATGTCAACTAGTTTGTTTAAACTGTTGCTCTGTTGACAGCTTGTAATTCGTATCATTctgttgtgttcttttcctttcttgtttattcTTCCAAAATACTGTTATCGGAAGGACCCCCTTTATCCTTATTTTTGCATCTGCACTGGCTGTTTAAGCGGACCCCTTCCAATTGTTAGGCACAAAacggtacatatatatatatttcaagaAAGCAACAGTGTGTAATTTAAAAACCATGTCACGCGCATCGCTTCCTGTTATTGATGTTTCGCCCCTCTTTGGTGGTGAAGCTGCAGCAAAGGAAAGGGTCTCCAAGCAAATTGATAATGCGTGCAGAACATGGGGCTTCTTCTACATTGTGGGGCATCCGATCCAGCAGGAGCAGATTGAGAGGGTGCTAGATGTAGCGAAGAATTATTTTTCACTCCCCATGGAAGAGAAGCTCAAATTGGACATTCGTAAAAGTAAGTTGTATCGTGGTTATATTGCTTTTGGGGCCGAGGACCCCGATGATGCTAAGGTCTACGGCTACGAGGGGTTCAATATGGGGCACCATCTTCCGAAGCACCACCCAGAGGTTATGGCAGGAGTGCCGCTCCGAGGACCGAACATCCACCCCACTCAGGTAAAGGGCTGGgcggaggaaatggaaaatcAATATGACGATATGTGGGCCCTTTCACTTGTTATCCTGCGCGCTATGGCACTGGGACTCGGTCTGCGGGAAGATTTCTTCGACTCCAAGTTTATGGATCCGATGTGTGAATTGAATATAAAGCATTACCCTTCCCCAACCACTACAGGCAAAAAATCTCATTTGCTTATTGAGCACGCTGACTTTTGCGCTATTACATTACTCTATCAAGACGGTGTGGGTGGCTTGCAAATTCGGGGACTTTCCGGAGAGCTGATGGATGTGCCACCTGTTGAAGGAAGTTTTGTTGTCAACATTGGAGACATGATGGAGATGTGGACCAATGGCCAATACCGTTCTACCATGCACCGTGTTGTTCCGAGAAGTGGCACACGGTACTCCATGCCTTTTTTCTGTGTTCCAAACCCGAATGTCATTATTAAGTGCCTCGACAACTGTCATTCGGAGGAGAATCCACCAAGGTACCCTCCAGTGCGGGCTGTTGACTGGATTTTGAAGCGGTTTGCGGAAGTGTTTTCGCTTGCAAAACCTAAAATGTAGGAGTTCCTCTTagtttgcatttcttttagTATTTGCTTTATCAAGAATGGTATCAGGTCCTACGATTAGTAGTTGGTTTCAGATATGAATGATTTACATATGCGTAGTATCTGTCGTAGCGTAAGAGGTTCTGTGATTTAAAATCTGTGTGAAGACAGTACGGTAACGTATCTAGCCAGAATGAATATATTTCGCTCACTCTTTATTTTCAATGTAGGGAATTGTTAAAGTggtaataatattttttccctctttcctcttcttttttcattatcatcTTTGTAAGGAATGCTGTAAGGCTATCTTTTATCCTACTTTGatatctttatttatttccttattACATTGGATAATGGATTGATATCTTCACTACGATGACCACTGAAGTATTCTGACAAACAGTGGGTGCATGCTATTGTATGTTAGTTTGTGATGCAGTAGAG
This is a stretch of genomic DNA from Trypanosoma brucei gambiense DAL972 chromosome 2, complete sequence. It encodes these proteins:
- a CDS encoding iron/ascorbate oxidoreductase family protein,putative — protein: MSRASLPVIDVSPLFGGEAAAKERVSKQIDNACRTWGFFYIVGHPIQQEQIERVLDVAKNYFSLPMEEKLKLDIRKSKLYRGYIAFGAEDPDDAKVYGYEGFNMGHHLPKHHPEVMAGVPLRGPNIHPTQVKGWAEEMENQYDDMWALSLVILRAMALGLGLREDFFDSKFMDPMCELNIKHYPSPTTTGKKSHLLIEHADFCAITLLYQDGVGGLQIRGLSGELMDVPPVEGSFVVNIGDMMEMWTNGQYRSTMHRVVPRSGTRYSMPFFCVPNPNVIIKCLDNCHSEENPPRYPPVRAVDWILKRFAEVFSLAKPKM
- a CDS encoding adenosine transporter 2, giving the protein MAMLGFESTAEFFVYLTFIFFGMSVMNVTNAIYSNYDYFSEYYKFAQRNADAISSNPSFWKHMFTYYNVVVFTMQVLLEAFMLTPLGRRIPISWRLIFGLTIPMVEIIVILVIPEVGGSEDGAIATMMIVAFVGGISKTLCDSSNAALAGPFPTKFYGAIVWGLAVSGLMTSFMSIVIKASMDSSFESKRVQSQIYFGLVMLLQVVACVLLFLLRKNPYAIKYAAEFRYAARKDGKTDDGEDENDAKGTGPADEDGYPDEKENKNVLNADIDPDKMKDTDQVEGTTNAQQMLDASVMVVVKRIWPMLLSCFFVFFATLLVFPGVFFAVKGSMDLNNFWYFPVAIAMFNLGDFLSRLVLQFKRLHVSPRMVLIGSFARALLIIPLSLCVSGAIPGVGVPFTVSLLWGLTNGYFGGLSMIYGPRTGSLTTAGQRSLAAICINVALLMGLFTGAMFALAVKEGLPE
- a CDS encoding ABC transporter, putative, with protein sequence MHARINIRNAVFVPLGISICAAAVVIAARALLRERARPAVLLDCERKAYEILEMLTRATIKTDGHDSKQTECKDDASIAIFLNCNGVESIHVRTLVFNHNIMQLPSVFAVHCGLMKNSHPDHLLVCDIWNCLMALVNCSIRDILLDDGVALCILDDVKAEEVLALCMLLRGKYSIARYPPAAQADVVVQEFPEELYLGLITAYNRKRSLQSGITSFWKLMCSSCSIPQLVTLAATVLFSPEVILKCILGMHAFVHWRPIYAAEIGKSLNGDVSPKLSPFRFIIKQLMGLPATFVSMAVASTFAFESLYCIRGFVIQSILSDIITSIHIDAYLALATADYDPSDDWLLSRCVSQALWQASGSVMDELQSRVPALLEVMHGCRVVFSFPVVSLVMWLGTQWSNFLYFLNESLYMESQFTKSQLASVTNIATSTYAGNGEENQVSPTCSFPVKNSLTSSPLTLLRKQKDDGIKCMLSSTDNKMLFQQTFSHPSRHDKSSVQYGLVLFSMVFVESGRPLGYMWDLLTQHVIWPLVPSVFSGCVVDALKRKLQAGGHTCAVSVRRLGWIKDVIQSSPRAATASPSTCVWQCRQDYLQGFAALRLSGWELMAATAAAAFATASERNDRYEQCGRDVLHGLFQMADTLPLLLVSAVALRLSPNFFTQSALDQTEIVNQLRSIQHWCPLYHAFLGSFYDECGMSEAQVDEAHLRRHLAFSGSSLGCYQVLEGLQSVQRKIDRPVRGVAPPSLDGPWSVEFREVSFRYSDRHPYVLRRVSFVVNKGEFLGIAGYSGSGKTTLLRLLNRTYAPTEGDIFVNGVHISQYPARMLRRRIANVWQEENNLRFIEDLSIGGNIALGNLWDCSDENICAALSASRALNFVQKRSSGIHAPLNVREFSGGEVERLCIARAFVKAGSAVGLCIFDEPTSAIDTITEGEIFDTLRLREGNNLLRDSTIIIVAHRLATLKHADKIVVLNEGMVAEVGSWETLSRTGPHSCFSRMRQSQQLPHFVKK